A portion of the Edaphobacter bradus genome contains these proteins:
- the glsA gene encoding glutaminase A — protein MFRMKSRLSKWMFAVYLLIASVCVGPISAQSKNVSPVAPGAERVKAVVTEAYEKFRGDTGGKNADYIPYLAKVDSKLFGVAVVTTDNQVFALGDVKYSFSIQSIAKVFSLALAMEESGPDKVFEKIGSEPTGRAFNSPVAVVDMPSHTANPLVNAGAIATVSLISGSTADEKWDKILDFYSKVAGEKLTLIDEVYKSEAATNTGNKALSYLLAKYDRIYADPFESVDVYTKECSVGVNATQLARMGATLANNGVNPATGERVIKEEDIPHILSTMMMAGLYDGSGGWAWHVGLPAKSGVGGGIVAIVPGKGAIAVFAPPLDEAGNSVKAQKVIEYVANKLDFNLYSPSSVGLK, from the coding sequence ATGTTCAGGATGAAGTCGCGGCTTAGTAAGTGGATGTTTGCGGTATATCTTCTTATTGCTAGTGTGTGCGTCGGACCCATCTCCGCACAATCTAAAAACGTTAGCCCTGTAGCGCCAGGCGCCGAACGGGTGAAAGCGGTCGTTACCGAAGCCTATGAGAAGTTTCGTGGCGATACTGGAGGCAAGAATGCCGACTACATACCGTATCTCGCCAAAGTCGATTCAAAACTGTTTGGGGTCGCCGTCGTTACGACAGATAACCAGGTTTTTGCGCTCGGTGACGTAAAGTATTCCTTCTCCATTCAATCGATCGCGAAGGTCTTCTCGCTGGCCCTCGCGATGGAAGAATCAGGTCCGGACAAAGTCTTCGAAAAGATCGGTTCCGAACCGACGGGTAGAGCCTTCAACTCTCCGGTAGCGGTAGTCGACATGCCGAGCCACACCGCTAATCCGCTGGTAAACGCAGGGGCCATCGCCACGGTGAGCCTGATCTCCGGCAGCACGGCTGACGAGAAATGGGACAAGATCCTCGATTTTTACAGTAAGGTCGCAGGGGAGAAACTTACCCTGATCGATGAGGTATATAAATCGGAGGCCGCCACGAATACCGGAAATAAGGCTCTTTCGTATCTGCTCGCGAAGTACGATCGCATCTATGCCGACCCGTTTGAATCGGTCGATGTCTATACCAAAGAGTGTTCTGTTGGAGTGAACGCCACTCAGCTTGCCCGCATGGGAGCAACCCTGGCAAACAACGGTGTTAATCCCGCTACAGGCGAACGTGTCATCAAAGAGGAGGACATACCGCATATTCTGTCGACGATGATGATGGCTGGGCTCTACGACGGCTCGGGTGGTTGGGCTTGGCACGTCGGTCTCCCGGCTAAGAGTGGAGTTGGTGGTGGAATCGTAGCCATCGTGCCAGGCAAGGGAGCCATTGCCGTCTTCGCGCCGCCGCTGGATGAGGCCGGGAATAGCGTCAAGGCGCAAAAAGTCATCGAGTATGTTGCGAACAAGCTCGATTTCAATCTGTACTCTCCGAGTTCGGTGGGATTGAAATGA
- a CDS encoding amidohydrolase family protein: MGLCCSPVIAQSRPSEQPDVNDAHFHLTNYIQEGTDLHDFVRIMGNKVGRVALFGIPLQQQWSYANSGDSAPTYYLQTDSPLYYYSFTDAYIAMAYRSLTKEEQARFEPMITGFNPTDMYAADHIRRVLQTFPGVFSGIGEFTIHKEFVSSKIAGETADLQNRALDKVLDFAAEVGLVVIIHNDMDVPFPKQGAPPAYLDQMKALLKRHPDTTIIWAHTGLGRIVRPIKDHAANLAVILSDPTLKNVYFDISWDEVAKYVVASPEATKITADLINRFPDRFLFGTDEVAPTSQQSYLKIFYQYEPLWNLLSPEASEKVRKGNFARLFDEARPKVRAWENTHARGE, translated from the coding sequence TTGGGGCTGTGTTGCAGTCCCGTAATCGCACAGTCCCGTCCTTCCGAACAGCCTGACGTTAATGATGCCCACTTCCACCTGACGAACTACATTCAGGAGGGCACAGATCTCCACGACTTTGTGAGGATCATGGGCAACAAGGTGGGACGGGTTGCACTGTTCGGAATCCCGCTGCAGCAGCAATGGTCGTACGCGAACTCGGGTGACTCTGCTCCCACCTACTACTTGCAGACCGATTCGCCGCTCTACTACTACTCGTTCACGGATGCGTACATCGCGATGGCATACCGATCACTTACCAAGGAAGAGCAGGCGCGGTTTGAACCGATGATTACGGGCTTCAACCCGACCGATATGTACGCTGCGGATCATATTCGGCGAGTGCTTCAAACGTTTCCGGGTGTGTTCTCAGGCATCGGGGAGTTCACGATTCATAAGGAGTTTGTCTCGTCCAAGATTGCAGGAGAGACAGCGGATCTTCAAAACCGTGCGCTGGACAAGGTTCTCGACTTCGCTGCGGAGGTTGGGCTGGTCGTTATCATTCACAACGACATGGATGTTCCATTCCCGAAGCAAGGCGCGCCGCCGGCGTATCTGGACCAGATGAAAGCTCTTTTGAAGCGGCACCCTGACACGACGATCATCTGGGCGCACACGGGTCTGGGACGCATCGTTCGACCGATAAAAGATCATGCAGCCAATCTTGCGGTCATCCTCAGCGATCCCACGTTGAAGAATGTCTATTTCGACATCTCGTGGGACGAGGTAGCCAAGTACGTTGTTGCGAGCCCTGAAGCGACAAAGATCACTGCGGATTTAATCAATCGCTTCCCGGATCGCTTTCTATTCGGCACTGACGAAGTGGCACCCACTAGCCAGCAGAGCTACTTGAAGATCTTCTACCAGTATGAGCCCTTGTGGAATCTGCTTAGCCCAGAGGCCAGCGAGAAGGTGCGCAAAGGAAACTTCGCGCGTCTTTTCGACGAAGCGCGACCCAAAGTGCGAGCGTGGGAAAACACCCATGCTCGCGGCGAGTAA
- a CDS encoding DUF2950 domain-containing protein has protein sequence MKSTSTNGKLPRPGLVVGIVVSACLSMPVSFAAQQTPAKTTPTAATGVPAGVKTFDTPQQAADALVGAAGQFDEAALAQIFGPDGEDIVFTGEIAQDRQRAADFAEEAHEKKSVSVDPKNGQRAFLLVGKEDWPFPVPIAKKGSKWFFDSKAGRQELLNRRIGDNELDAIEICHGYVEAQDEYALQKREGYDVNQYAQRIISTPGKQDGLTWRNPDGTPGGPIGEKIAEAIAQGYSSKEEPYHGYFFKVLKGQGPAAPLGELDYVIKGAMIGGFALVAAPAEYGITGVKTFIVSNDGVVYEKDFGPTTMDEFKRMERFNPDKTWTPVEED, from the coding sequence ATGAAATCAACATCTACGAATGGAAAACTCCCCCGACCTGGCTTGGTTGTCGGCATCGTGGTCTCGGCATGTCTCTCCATGCCTGTCTCTTTTGCGGCTCAGCAGACCCCTGCCAAGACCACTCCGACTGCTGCCACCGGCGTTCCTGCGGGAGTGAAAACCTTTGACACCCCGCAGCAGGCTGCCGATGCTCTGGTCGGCGCCGCGGGGCAGTTCGATGAGGCTGCGCTCGCTCAGATCTTTGGCCCCGATGGAGAAGACATCGTTTTCACCGGAGAAATCGCGCAGGACCGCCAGCGTGCCGCCGATTTCGCCGAGGAAGCCCACGAAAAAAAGAGCGTCTCTGTGGACCCAAAGAACGGGCAACGAGCATTTCTTCTCGTGGGCAAAGAGGACTGGCCATTTCCTGTACCGATTGCGAAGAAAGGCAGCAAATGGTTCTTCGATAGCAAGGCGGGCAGGCAGGAACTTCTGAACCGTCGCATCGGCGATAATGAGCTCGACGCCATTGAAATCTGTCACGGCTACGTGGAGGCGCAGGACGAATACGCCCTCCAAAAGCGCGAAGGGTACGACGTGAATCAGTATGCGCAGCGTATTATCAGCACCCCCGGCAAACAGGACGGATTAACATGGCGAAACCCCGATGGCACTCCGGGAGGTCCAATAGGTGAAAAAATCGCGGAAGCAATCGCGCAGGGCTACAGCAGCAAAGAGGAGCCTTATCACGGATATTTCTTCAAGGTGCTAAAGGGCCAGGGCCCCGCCGCTCCCTTGGGAGAACTGGACTACGTAATCAAAGGGGCTATGATCGGTGGCTTCGCGCTGGTCGCCGCGCCGGCTGAATATGGCATCACGGGGGTGAAAACCTTCATTGTCAGCAACGATGGCGTCGTCTACGAAAAGGATTTCGGCCCCACCACAATGGACGAATTCAAAAGGATGGAGCGCTTCAATCCGGATAAAACCTGGACTCCAGTGGAAGAAGACTAG
- a CDS encoding DUF3300 domain-containing protein → MNPKPETFAAGLRRLMAVLCVIVIVPGDAVARLQSPPPQKAASTTSPAPATKIPPDQLDALVAPIALFPDPMLAQTLAASTYPLEIIQLQQWLAKNPGLKDKALADAVAKQTWDPSIQALAGLPDLVKRLGDDIQWTTDLGNAFLAQQNDVMDAVQRMRKKAEGTGNLKSTEQQKVETKVIENKSTIIIEQANPQVVYVPSYDPVVVYGPPVYPYPPIYYPPPGYYAAGLAISFGVGVAMGAMWGGGWGWGCGWGGNNDITINNNNNFNRNTNVGGGNRASQLPARGGAGGVGGVGGAGGVGGVGGAGRPGGVGGAGGAGGVGGVGGVGGAGRPSQLPSGGNTWQHNPQHRGGAPYGDRTTADRFGGSARGDSLANRQASARQQVGRQGGNLASANRGGQGLGGGNRAGGAGVGDRGGPGGGNRAGGAGFGDRGTGGGGADRMGSRDLSRSSGGNRSSFDGGSRGFSGSSARASSSRGGSSMGSRGGGGGRGGGRRR, encoded by the coding sequence ATGAATCCGAAGCCAGAAACATTCGCAGCAGGACTTCGACGTTTGATGGCAGTCCTCTGCGTCATCGTTATCGTGCCAGGTGACGCAGTGGCGAGGTTGCAGTCCCCCCCTCCGCAGAAAGCGGCGTCGACGACATCGCCGGCCCCGGCTACTAAGATTCCTCCGGACCAATTGGATGCACTTGTCGCACCGATTGCTCTCTTTCCAGATCCGATGTTGGCCCAAACCCTTGCCGCCTCCACGTATCCGCTTGAGATTATTCAACTCCAACAGTGGCTTGCGAAGAATCCGGGGCTGAAAGATAAAGCCCTTGCTGATGCTGTGGCCAAGCAGACCTGGGACCCAAGCATTCAGGCCTTGGCTGGACTGCCCGACTTAGTCAAGCGCCTTGGAGACGATATCCAGTGGACAACTGATCTCGGCAACGCGTTTCTGGCGCAGCAAAACGATGTGATGGATGCCGTCCAGCGCATGCGTAAGAAGGCCGAGGGTACTGGCAATTTGAAGTCGACTGAACAGCAAAAAGTAGAGACCAAGGTTATCGAAAACAAGAGCACGATCATCATCGAACAGGCGAATCCTCAAGTGGTGTACGTGCCTTCTTACGATCCAGTCGTGGTGTATGGACCACCGGTGTACCCCTATCCTCCTATTTACTACCCGCCTCCGGGATACTATGCGGCTGGGTTGGCGATCTCTTTCGGCGTCGGCGTTGCCATGGGCGCAATGTGGGGCGGCGGTTGGGGGTGGGGCTGCGGATGGGGCGGCAACAATGACATCACTATCAACAACAACAATAATTTCAACCGCAACACCAACGTTGGCGGCGGCAACCGAGCTTCCCAACTACCAGCTCGCGGTGGTGCTGGAGGCGTCGGAGGTGTAGGGGGTGCGGGTGGCGTCGGCGGTGTTGGTGGTGCTGGCCGTCCCGGTGGCGTCGGCGGGGCCGGTGGTGCCGGTGGCGTCGGCGGTGTTGGCGGCGTTGGTGGTGCAGGCCGTCCGTCGCAACTACCTTCCGGCGGCAATACCTGGCAGCACAACCCACAACATCGCGGCGGCGCGCCATACGGAGATCGCACAACAGCGGACCGTTTTGGCGGTTCGGCTCGCGGGGACTCGCTTGCCAATCGTCAGGCTAGCGCGAGGCAACAGGTTGGCCGTCAGGGAGGCAATCTTGCCAGTGCCAATCGCGGCGGACAAGGTCTCGGTGGCGGCAATCGCGCCGGTGGAGCAGGTGTAGGTGACCGTGGAGGCCCTGGTGGAGGCAATCGCGCGGGAGGAGCTGGTTTCGGCGACCGGGGGACAGGAGGCGGCGGAGCGGATCGTATGGGAAGCCGCGATCTCTCGCGCAGCAGCGGCGGAAACCGCTCCTCCTTCGACGGTGGTTCCAGAGGATTCAGCGGATCTAGCGCGCGCGCGAGCAGCAGCCGTGGCGGCTCCAGTATGGGATCTCGCGGCGGCGGCGGTGGTCGTGGTGGCGGGCGGCGGAGGTAA